GTGCTAGTTAGAACCTTAAAATCCTTTTGTTCTAATTCCTCAATGCACTTCCAAAATATATTAAACAATGCATatgaccagaaacccataagggttgaaacgtgtaacgcgcgttcacagcttccgaatattcagtgcgaactgattggttgaatgtttcagtgctaagtaccatatttggaaacccctcgctcttgttccaaatatggtacttagcaaattgaatattcagaagcttgtttcccagcacacaagggaccgttacacgtttcaacccttatgggtttctgatatgaCTTAATGGTGGTGGTTGGGAAAAATGCCACAGGCAttttcaaatttgagaaaaggctGACTGCTATAAATACAAACATATGGGTGGCTTCCCCTGGAATAGTGGAGCTTCCCTCAGATGACAATGACCTTTCAAGTTCATCAATGTTGTTTTGGGTTGAGACAAGGTCAACAAATCCAATCACCATACCTGTGTCATCAAAAACAAGATCTTTCCTAATGGAAACTTCACCATGTATAAGACCCAACCAAGAATCAGAATCTTTGGGATCTGATCTGTCAAGATAATCTTTTTTAACTAAATCTAGAAATGATAGATCAAATCCTACACCAGACTTATAACAGTTAGTACTATAATCTCTTAATGTTCGGCTGTCTGGTAAAGTAAGGATTCCACTGTCCTTGAGCTGCTGGTAAGCCTTAGGGGATGTCGAGTACAACTGAAAACACCATCGTATCACCAAAGGATGCCATCTTCTTCCTCTTCTATCGCTCAATGCATTGATCTTCTCCTGTTCTGCTAAAAATAGGGACCTAAAATCTTGCTGGTCTGGAGAGGCTTTACAGCTTGACTTCAGTTGAGTAAACAACCCTTCAAGCACCCTGTCATCTTCCTCATGAAGGGATATCAACtcctacagaaaaaaaaacagaataatAAAATTAGAAAGTATGTACCCTCATCCTGAAAAAGGGAGAATGTGGCTCTCTTAGGAAACCAACAGCTTACGCAAAGTCCCTATGGCTTTTTGCAGATAATAGATGCTACCTACAATTTGATCGTATACAGGATTTAAAGCATTGAATTGCATTATATTTTAAGCTTGTGTAAATCATTGAATTTCCCCTGCAGAAGCAAAGTTTCTTAGATAACATACATTATTGTATCATTTGAGTCACAGAGCAATCAGTTGGCTTGTGGTACAGACATTGTTTTTCTGAGgtatttgatttaaaatatttttgtgtgtgtgtttgtgcAATGCACAAAGTTCCTAAACCTTTTGCTAGTCAGCATATCTCCTTTGTTCTCCTTGAATGGCCTTAGATCACAAGAAATGCATGTAAACTATACTGATTCAGAGTTCTACACTCCAACCACTGGAGTCACCACTGGCAACTAACTTTTCACACTCTCCACTTAAATAGTTGTGCTGGCAACTTAAAATCTGAAAGCATTAAGGTCCAGCTATCTCAAAGGTTTTTTCCTGAAAGTTGAGTCCTGTGAGAGTCATCTCAACAACATTAtcttatttgttaatttcaattattattaattaagcaTTCTCAAAGAAATATGCGCTACAatattatttagaaatgtacccATGAAACTGACTTGCTCAGATATGGCAGTTGAAATAAGAAATGATATTAATTATCATTTTACCATTTTACCGTCAATGTGgccttaaaaaacaataaaactacTTCGTAGCCTAAAAAGATATGCTAGTAAAACACCTTttggaatttttgtttcaagtgACTTATTTCTCTTGCCATCTTTTGTCTCTCCTCCAGCAAGCTTTTCACACGTACCCGGTAATTTTGCCTCTTCAGTACTTAAATATTTCCATGGGCAGtgaatgttggcacttgttgcaGACTGAGATTGTTTCTTAGCATTCTGGTTAGAAAGCATTGTTAGAAGGGATTTTCTGAACACCTGGCAAGACTTGCAAATGCTGTTGCTGTTCTGAACTATTCCAAAACAGTCAACAGGTCTTATACAAGTTGAGCTTTCATTAAGTTTTCCTCTGATTTTCCCCTTTTTGTCCTTGAAGATCCCATTCCGTCCACCTGACATGGCAAGTTGTTCCAGTTTTTCATTGCACACTGTACCAGGGCAAACACTATGTTCATCTACATAGTCCAGGAGCTTGACAAAGTGCTCAGTGTGACTGACTTCATTTGGAATGTCTTTCAGATTAGTAACATGGATGTTGCATGCAAACACTTTATATGTGAAGTCCAGATTTATCATGATTGACTTTTCAGGTACAGGTGGTGTCACTCCAGGAGTAAAAGTGCAAAGCATCATAAACAAATTGGAATGTTCATTGAGGTTCCACTTGCTTTTCAAAATGTTATCCTTGCTTAAAACACTGAATACAGTTGTGAAATTGGTGATGGATGGCTGGTTAAGAACTGCTGAAGGGACATCACGAAGAGAGAACTGATACTTTAAAGGAACAGtagaatgaaatgaagaaatcTTGCCGGAAGGAACTGCTGTGTTCTCTTTATTTACCTGTATGTTTTTACTTCTCCCATAAAACCAGTGAGAATGTTTTCTCCTTCTGCCAATCTTGCCCATCCTGATTATCCTGCAACAAATAAAAGACATACAGTCAAATTATGTATCATCCCAATATGTAATTCATTATATGCACTATTTTCAATATTAGCTCTTGAAGAACTTTGGCACATTTGCTGTCCAATTCCTTGAATTTCCTTACAGCAGCAAAGTTTCTTTACTTCTATCTTA
The genomic region above belongs to Montipora capricornis isolate CH-2021 chromosome 8, ASM3666992v2, whole genome shotgun sequence and contains:
- the LOC138060219 gene encoding uncharacterized protein isoform X2; translation: MGKIGRRRKHSHWFYGRSKNIQVNKENTAVPSGKISSFHSTVPLKYQFSLRDVPSAVLNQPSITNFTTVFSVLSKDNILKSKWNLNEHSNLFMMLCTFTPGVTPPVPEKSIMINLDFTYKVFACNIHVTNLKDIPNEVSHTEHFVKLLDYVDEHSVCPGTVCNEKLEQLAMSGGRNGIFKDKKGKIRGKLNESSTCIRPVDCFGIVQNSNSICKSCQVFRKSLLTMLSNQNAKKQSQSATSANIHCPWKYLSTEEAKLPGVDIPS
- the LOC138060219 gene encoding uncharacterized protein isoform X3, whose product is MGKIGRRRKHSHWFYGRSKNIQELISLHEEDDRVLEGLFTQLKSSCKASPDQQDFRSLFLAEQEKINALSDRRGRRWHPLVIRWCFQLYSTSPKAYQQLKDSGILTLPDSRTLRDYSTNCYKSGVGFDLSFLDLVKKDYLDRSDPKDSDSWLGLIHGEVSIRKDLVFDDTGMVIGFVDLVSTQNNIDELERSLSSEGSSTIPGEATHMFVFIAVSLFSNLKMPVAFFPTTTIKSYQKPIRVETCNGPLCAGKQASEYSIC
- the LOC138060219 gene encoding uncharacterized protein isoform X1, which translates into the protein MGKIGRRRKHSHWFYGRSKNIQVNKENTAVPSGKISSFHSTVPLKYQFSLRDVPSAVLNQPSITNFTTVFSVLSKDNILKSKWNLNEHSNLFMMLCTFTPGVTPPVPEKSIMINLDFTYKVFACNIHVTNLKDIPNEVSHTEHFVKLLDYVDEHSVCPGTVCNEKLEQLAMSGGRNGIFKDKKGKIRGKLNESSTCIRPVDCFGIVQNSNSICKSCQVFRKSLLTMLSNQNAKKQSQSATSANIHCPWKYLSTEEAKLPGTCEKLAGGETKDGKRNKSLETKIPKGVDIPS